Below is a genomic region from Medicago truncatula cultivar Jemalong A17 chromosome 3, MtrunA17r5.0-ANR, whole genome shotgun sequence.
CTTAGATCAAGAGATGAATCCAAAAATATCTGATTTTGGATTGGCAAGGGCATTTGAAAAAGACCAATGTCAAGAAAACACAAGAAGAGTTGTCGGCACATAGTATGTGTTATTGTTGTTGGTAATTCTTTTTATTCaagaaaaattaatcatttactCTAAAAAATTTGCTAAATTTAGTGGCATTCATTTTGGTACAGTGGATACATGGCACCAGAGTACGCTATGGAAGGGTTATATTCTGTGAAATCTGATGTTTTCAGCTTTGGAGTTCTTTTATTAGAAATAATTTGCGGAAGAAGGAATGGTGGATTCTATCTCGCGGAGCATGGTCAAAGTCTTCTTGTATATGTGAGTCATACCTTTTAATATTAGtaagaaatcaatgggttaaatatattttttattttactaaagttaaataaaattttatttgatttataccAAAAATCTTTCATTTTTAGTGTCTAAAATCTaaattgtgtgattttaatCCCAAGTAAAAGCTAAAAAcacactattttaaaataactttaaggactaaaactgaatacaaattttatagcaccaaaataaaattttactaaTTTGGTATACTAAATCCTAATAATTGatgcatgttaaaaaaaaatatatgaatttgttTTAAGTAGATTTTCTGAATATGCATGCAGAGTTGGAATCTTTGGTGTGAAGATAAAAGTTTGGAACTGTTAGATCCAATACTGAAAAATACATACACAACAAATGAAGTTATTAAATGCATACACATTGGTTTGTTATGTGTACAAGAAGATGCAGTGGATAGACCAACCATGTCCAATGTTGTTGTAATGCTAGCAAGTGACACAATGACACTTCCCAATCCTAATCATCCAGCATTTTCAGTTGGAAGAAAAGTAGTGGAAGGTGAATCAACATCAAAAGCTTCCAATGATCCTTCTGTCAATGAAGTAACAGTAACAAATATTTTACCTAGGTAGGTAGTGGATATAACATGGTAAATAATTTGGACTCAAATTTCCTATTATCGAAATTTCTTAAAGTCACTTCAGTAAGTTCATTTAAGTCGTAAGATAAACATAAGAAAatttatacataaatttttgCAAATTGAGATATCAAAATCTCAGCCATTTGATTTTTATCAACAATCGAGATTATTAGATAATATACTATTGGATTTATGTTGTTGGACCTTGTATATGTACAAGTTATAGTAGTCTCGTCGTTCTAGGTTTTGGTGGATATTCTCTTTGTAACTCTTTTCATCATggtaaattattatttagtgTATTGAAACCCTAGcctctttttccttcactatTTTGTAATCTCTATTGTTAACATGACATTTAGGGCTTGGCTCGATCCTTCTTGAATTACCTCACCACTATTCCTTTGttaaattttcaaaagttgAGAATGTGTCTGCTTTGCTTTTTGATGACTGATTCTATTAGCATATTGGGAGTCTTCTAGACTTGTAGTTCACACAATACTTGGTGGTGTTCCTTCAGAAGCATTTTCTCTCGCAAAATACTGGCT
It encodes:
- the LOC112419803 gene encoding cysteine-rich receptor-like protein kinase 10 isoform X3, which encodes MSRKHKKSCRHIWHSFWYSGYMAPEYAMEGLYSVKSDVFSFGVLLLEIICGRRNGGFYLAEHGQSLLVYSWNLWCEDKSLELLDPILKNTYTTNEVIKCIHIGLLCVQEDAVDRPTMSNVVVMLASDTMTLPNPNHPAFSVGRKVVEGESTSKASNDPSVNEVTVTNILPR